The following are encoded together in the Roseobacter denitrificans OCh 114 genome:
- the ureE gene encoding urease accessory protein UreE — MLTAQKITHSHHTDDHVTLDYDARFLRRKVLTTDKGVQVLVDLPQTTSLNAGDALEANDGTLIGIIAAPEPLLEVRGEMLHRIAWHIGNRHTPCQIEDDRLLIQRDHVMADMLGKIGATVAEIVEPFTPEGGAYGHGRTHGHDHSHQHGPAHDHSHEPHHHEH; from the coding sequence ATGCTGACCGCCCAGAAGATCACCCACAGCCACCATACGGACGATCACGTGACGCTCGACTATGACGCGCGGTTCCTGCGGCGCAAGGTGTTGACCACCGACAAGGGGGTTCAGGTGTTGGTGGACCTGCCCCAGACGACTTCGCTGAATGCGGGCGACGCGTTGGAGGCCAACGATGGCACGCTGATCGGCATCATCGCGGCACCGGAACCACTGCTTGAGGTGCGAGGCGAGATGTTGCACCGGATCGCGTGGCACATCGGCAACCGGCATACGCCTTGTCAGATCGAGGACGACCGGCTGTTGATCCAGCGCGATCATGTGATGGCCGATATGCTGGGCAAGATTGGCGCGACGGTGGCCGAAATCGTTGAACCCTTTACACCCGAGGGAGGGGCCTACGGCCACGGGCGCACCCATGGCCATGACCACAGCCACCAGCACGGCCCGGCCCATGACCATTCACACGAGCCGCATCATCATGAGCACTGA
- a CDS encoding urease subunit beta translates to MIPGEIMPKEGDITLNEGAEAITLMVANTGDRPVQVGSHYHFAEANAALEFDRDAARGMRLDITAGTAVRFEPGQRRDVQLIPISGARRIFGFNQQVMGDL, encoded by the coding sequence ATGATCCCCGGAGAAATCATGCCCAAAGAGGGTGATATCACCCTGAATGAAGGAGCCGAGGCCATCACGCTGATGGTGGCAAACACCGGGGATCGCCCGGTGCAGGTCGGCAGCCACTATCATTTCGCTGAGGCAAACGCGGCGCTGGAGTTTGACCGGGACGCCGCGCGCGGCATGCGTCTCGACATTACCGCAGGAACCGCCGTACGCTTTGAACCAGGCCAGAGACGCGACGTGCAGCTGATCCCTATCTCGGGTGCACGGCGTATTTTCGGGTTCAATCAGCAGGTCATGGGTGATCTCTAG
- a CDS encoding urease subunit gamma, whose product MQLTPREKDKLLISMAAEVARKRLARGVKLNHPEAIALITDAVVEGARDGRSVADMMEAGAQVITRDQCMEGVPEMIHDVQVEATFPDGTKLVTVHNPIR is encoded by the coding sequence ATGCAACTCACCCCACGGGAAAAAGACAAACTGCTCATTTCGATGGCCGCCGAAGTTGCCCGCAAAAGGCTCGCGCGCGGGGTCAAGCTGAACCACCCCGAGGCCATAGCGCTGATCACGGATGCGGTTGTGGAGGGCGCACGCGATGGGCGGTCCGTTGCCGATATGATGGAAGCCGGCGCCCAGGTGATCACGCGCGACCAATGCATGGAAGGGGTGCCGGAGATGATCCACGATGTGCAGGTCGAGGCGACCTTTCCCGATGGCACCAAACTTGTCACCGTCCACAACCCGATCCGCTAG
- the ureG gene encoding urease accessory protein UreG gives MNVAPPLTLNGPLRIGIGGPVGAGKTTLTAALAKALSPRHSVGVITNDIYTQEDAEALMRLQILPQDRVIGVETGGCPHTAIREDASINLAAVAEMQTRHPDIEAILIESGGDNLSATFSPELADVTLYVIDVAAGEEIPRKGGPAITRSDVLIINKTDLAPHVGASLEVMEQDATRMRAGRPFVFAALRHGQGVSEVLDHLRAISGLGADLAGVSPQSDGG, from the coding sequence ATGAATGTTGCCCCCCCTCTTACGCTCAATGGACCCTTGCGCATTGGGATCGGCGGCCCCGTCGGCGCGGGCAAAACCACGCTCACCGCCGCTTTGGCCAAAGCGCTGAGCCCGCGACACTCGGTCGGGGTCATCACGAACGACATTTATACGCAGGAAGACGCCGAGGCGCTGATGCGGTTGCAAATCCTGCCGCAGGACAGGGTGATCGGTGTTGAAACCGGGGGCTGCCCACATACGGCGATCCGCGAGGATGCGTCGATCAACCTTGCAGCCGTTGCCGAAATGCAGACGCGACATCCGGACATTGAAGCGATCCTGATCGAAAGCGGTGGCGACAACCTGTCGGCCACGTTCTCACCGGAACTGGCGGATGTGACCCTCTACGTGATTGACGTGGCGGCGGGGGAAGAAATTCCGCGCAAGGGCGGCCCGGCCATCACCCGATCCGATGTCCTGATCATCAACAAAACCGATCTGGCCCCGCATGTGGGCGCCTCGCTGGAAGTGATGGAACAGGACGCGACACGGATGCGCGCAGGCCGCCCGTTTGTCTTTGCGGCGTTGCGTCACGGTCAGGGCGTATCAGAGGTGCTGGATCATCTGCGCGCGATTTCGGGTCTCGGCGCTGATTTGGCGGGCGTCAGCCCCCAATCGGATGGGGGCTGA
- a CDS encoding S-(hydroxymethyl)glutathione dehydrogenase/class III alcohol dehydrogenase: MRTRAAVAVAAGQPLEVMEVNLDGPRAGEVLVEIKATGLCHTDEFTRSGDDPEGIFPAILGHEGAGVVIEVGEGVTSLEVGDHVIPLYTPECRECDYCLNPKTNLCQKVRATQGAGLLPDGSTRFSMLDGTPIHHYMGCSTFANHTVVPEIALAKVRKDAPFDKICYIGCGVTTGIGAVINTAKVEIGSTAAVFGLGGIGLNVIQGLRMAGADQIIGVDLNDDKEKMARHFGMTDFVNPSKVEGDMVAHLVELSGGGCDYTFDATGNVNVMRTALEAAHKGWGESIIIGVAPAGAEISTRPFQLVTGRVWRGTAFGGAKGRTDVPKIVDWYMDGKIEIDPMITHKLSLDEINHGFDLMHQGKSIRAVVEF; this comes from the coding sequence ATGAGAACGCGAGCGGCGGTTGCGGTTGCGGCTGGGCAGCCTCTTGAGGTGATGGAGGTCAATCTTGATGGCCCGCGCGCCGGAGAGGTTCTGGTCGAGATCAAGGCGACGGGTCTGTGTCATACGGATGAGTTCACGCGCTCGGGCGATGACCCCGAAGGTATCTTCCCGGCAATCCTCGGCCATGAGGGCGCGGGCGTTGTCATCGAGGTGGGCGAGGGGGTGACCAGCCTTGAAGTGGGCGATCACGTGATCCCGCTCTACACGCCGGAGTGTCGCGAATGCGACTACTGCCTGAACCCCAAGACCAACCTCTGCCAGAAGGTGCGCGCCACGCAGGGCGCGGGGCTGTTGCCTGATGGCTCAACCCGGTTTTCGATGCTGGATGGCACGCCGATCCATCATTACATGGGCTGCTCGACCTTTGCCAACCACACGGTTGTGCCCGAAATCGCGCTGGCCAAGGTGCGCAAGGACGCGCCCTTTGACAAGATCTGCTACATCGGCTGCGGCGTGACCACCGGCATCGGTGCCGTCATTAACACGGCAAAGGTTGAGATTGGGTCAACGGCCGCCGTGTTTGGCCTCGGTGGCATCGGTCTCAATGTGATCCAGGGGCTGCGCATGGCGGGCGCGGATCAGATCATCGGCGTCGATCTCAACGACGACAAGGAAAAAATGGCGCGCCATTTCGGCATGACGGATTTCGTCAACCCCAGCAAGGTCGAGGGCGACATGGTCGCGCATCTGGTCGAACTGTCGGGTGGGGGGTGCGACTACACCTTTGACGCCACGGGCAATGTGAACGTGATGCGCACGGCTCTGGAGGCCGCGCACAAGGGCTGGGGCGAGAGCATCATCATCGGCGTGGCCCCTGCGGGAGCCGAGATTTCGACGCGGCCCTTCCAACTGGTGACGGGCCGGGTCTGGCGCGGCACGGCCTTCGGCGGGGCCAAGGGGCGCACGGATGTGCCGAAAATCGTGGACTGGTACATGGACGGCAAGATCGAGATCGACCCCATGATCACCCACAAACTCAGCCTGGACGAAATCAACCACGGCTTCGACCTCATGCACCAGGGAAAATCAATCCGAGCCGTCGTGGAGTTTTGA
- a CDS encoding urease accessory protein UreF has product MTIHTSRIIMSTDAFLTLTQWLSPGFPVGAYAYSHGLEQVIDCGDMRDAKALQDWVEDILEHGSGTSDGILLAASYKALPEDVSRIDAIARAFASSAERVTETVDQGAAFAKAVDAIWATDLGQLCYPVAVGRAACAQGLPLDLTLEIYTHAFAANLVSAAVRLVPLGQTEGQAVLAALAPLIRQVARRCHDAGIDDLTTACMALDIAAMHHETQYSKVFRT; this is encoded by the coding sequence ATGACCATTCACACGAGCCGCATCATCATGAGCACTGACGCTTTCCTGACACTCACGCAGTGGCTTTCCCCCGGTTTCCCGGTCGGGGCCTACGCCTATTCCCATGGTCTTGAACAGGTCATTGATTGTGGTGACATGCGCGATGCGAAGGCCCTGCAAGACTGGGTCGAGGACATTTTGGAACACGGAAGCGGGACGAGCGATGGCATTCTGCTGGCCGCGTCCTACAAAGCACTCCCGGAAGACGTTAGCCGGATAGACGCCATTGCCCGTGCTTTTGCCAGCTCTGCCGAACGTGTGACAGAGACGGTGGATCAGGGCGCGGCATTTGCAAAAGCGGTCGATGCCATCTGGGCCACCGACCTTGGACAGCTATGCTACCCCGTTGCGGTTGGGCGCGCGGCCTGCGCGCAGGGCCTGCCACTGGATCTGACACTTGAAATCTACACCCATGCCTTTGCCGCGAACCTTGTGTCTGCTGCGGTGCGTCTGGTGCCCCTGGGTCAGACCGAAGGACAGGCCGTGCTGGCGGCACTGGCGCCATTGATCCGGCAGGTGGCCCGCCGGTGCCATGATGCAGGCATTGACGATCTGACCACCGCCTGCATGGCGCTTGATATTGCCGCCATGCATCATGAAACCCAATATTCAAAGGTATTTCGCACATGA
- a CDS encoding urease accessory protein UreD → MRTATPLDQPRAIGSARVSSKRVNGGSGIDGLRQSGALKLLFPTSRDIVQATLINTAGGVTGGDRFDIDGCAGAGSRLTITTQAAERAYGAQIGQTGEIKTNLKAEAGSRLFWLPQETILYKDAAIDRQLGVDLSTGAEFLMVEPVLFGRRAMGEDVSTLAFRDRIDIRRDGAPIYLDAIHLQGDVATHLDRPAIADGARAMASLVWVSAEAEGRIDALRRIIGRSGGVSMLHPDVLVMRLLAADGYILRRSLIPVLDLITDDTLPQSWRL, encoded by the coding sequence ATGCGCACTGCCACACCGCTGGACCAACCCCGCGCCATCGGCTCTGCCCGTGTCAGCAGCAAACGGGTCAATGGTGGCTCTGGCATCGACGGGTTGCGCCAGTCGGGTGCGCTGAAGCTCTTGTTCCCAACATCCCGTGACATCGTTCAGGCGACCCTGATCAACACAGCAGGCGGTGTCACGGGGGGCGACCGGTTTGACATTGACGGCTGTGCCGGTGCGGGGTCCCGGCTGACCATAACCACGCAAGCAGCCGAACGCGCATATGGCGCACAAATTGGCCAAACCGGCGAGATCAAAACAAATCTCAAAGCCGAGGCAGGCAGCCGCCTTTTCTGGCTGCCACAGGAAACGATCCTTTACAAGGATGCCGCAATTGACCGCCAACTCGGCGTGGACCTCAGCACGGGAGCCGAGTTCCTGATGGTTGAACCGGTCCTCTTTGGGCGCCGGGCCATGGGCGAAGATGTCAGCACCCTCGCTTTTCGGGATCGCATTGATATCCGTCGTGACGGCGCGCCGATTTACCTCGACGCCATTCACTTACAGGGCGATGTGGCCACGCATCTCGACAGACCCGCGATTGCAGATGGCGCACGTGCGATGGCGAGCCTTGTATGGGTATCGGCTGAGGCCGAAGGCCGCATCGACGCGCTGCGCCGCATTATTGGCCGCTCTGGCGGTGTCAGCATGCTGCACCCGGACGTGCTGGTGATGCGTCTTTTGGCGGCTGATGGCTATATCCTGCGGCGCTCCTTGATACCCGTGCTGGACCTGATCACGGATGACACACTTCCCCAAAGCTGGAGGCTATAG
- a CDS encoding N-acyl homoserine lactonase family protein, with product MSTWEVHAIKYADRNSRTRRDSFIFDDNHDAPHPMDYFIWLLRRGNEVILVDTGYDQTEAQNRDRPIRMDPADALRPLGILPEQIDHVIVTHLHYDHAGGLHLFPNAKLHMQAADMAYATGPCMCHDTLRMPFTADHICEAVKRLYAGKVVFYEGDAEVADGVSVHCIGGHSRGLQAVRVRTQAGWLVLASDAAHYYENVFARKPFPIVVDLQNMLDGFATLERLASKPDLIIPGHDPLVAAVFPQGAAPHIRRLDQGPMSPIPR from the coding sequence GTGAGCACATGGGAAGTACACGCCATCAAATATGCGGATCGAAACAGCCGCACACGGCGCGACAGTTTTATCTTTGATGACAACCACGACGCGCCCCATCCCATGGATTATTTCATATGGCTGCTGCGTCGAGGCAACGAAGTGATCCTCGTGGACACAGGATATGACCAGACAGAAGCGCAAAATCGCGATCGTCCGATCCGGATGGACCCTGCCGACGCCTTGCGCCCCCTTGGGATACTGCCAGAGCAGATCGACCACGTGATCGTCACCCATCTGCACTACGATCACGCGGGCGGCCTGCACCTGTTCCCGAATGCGAAACTGCATATGCAGGCGGCAGACATGGCCTATGCCACCGGCCCCTGCATGTGTCATGACACCCTGCGCATGCCCTTCACGGCGGATCATATCTGCGAAGCGGTCAAGCGCCTTTATGCGGGCAAGGTAGTCTTTTACGAAGGCGACGCAGAAGTAGCGGATGGCGTGAGCGTCCATTGCATCGGCGGGCACAGCCGTGGCCTGCAGGCGGTCCGCGTCCGGACGCAAGCGGGCTGGCTCGTGCTGGCATCGGACGCCGCGCATTATTACGAGAACGTTTTTGCCCGCAAACCCTTCCCGATTGTGGTTGATCTACAAAACATGCTGGATGGCTTTGCAACCCTTGAAAGACTGGCCTCCAAGCCGGATCTGATCATACCGGGTCACGACCCGCTGGTGGCCGCAGTTTTCCCGCAAGGTGCTGCGCCGCACATCCGGCGTCTTGATCAAGGCCCAATGTCCCCCATCCCACGATAG
- a CDS encoding carboxymuconolactone decarboxylase family protein yields MATVSLISDEAASPEVLAVFDDIRAVRGTDFINNFWRALAHDPALLKATWERLKVVMGPGDLDPLVKEMIYIAVSTANGCSYCVHSHTAAAKAKGMSDAQHGELAAVIGMAMQTNGLVTALQVEVDKVFKA; encoded by the coding sequence ATGGCGACGGTTTCGCTCATCTCTGACGAAGCGGCCAGCCCTGAGGTGCTGGCCGTGTTCGACGACATCCGCGCAGTGCGCGGGACGGATTTCATCAACAACTTCTGGCGCGCTCTGGCGCATGACCCGGCATTGCTCAAAGCCACTTGGGAGCGGCTGAAGGTCGTGATGGGCCCCGGTGATCTCGACCCGTTGGTCAAGGAGATGATCTATATCGCCGTTTCAACCGCCAACGGCTGTTCCTACTGCGTGCACTCCCACACCGCCGCCGCCAAGGCCAAAGGCATGAGCGACGCACAACACGGAGAACTGGCCGCCGTCATCGGCATGGCGATGCAAACCAATGGGCTGGTCACGGCGCTGCAGGTGGAGGTCGACAAGGTGTTCAAGGCATGA
- the ureC gene encoding urease subunit alpha: MPTKIPRTNYAAMFGPTTGDKVRLADTDLIIEVERDHTIYGEEVKFGGGKVIRDGMGQSQVTRAQGAMDTVITNALIVDHTGIYKADVGLRDGRIARIGKAGNPDTQPGVDIIIGPSTEAIAGEGKILTAGGFDSHIHFIAPQQIDDALHSGVTTMLGGGTGPAHGTLATTCTPGSWHIGRMLQALDAFPMNFGISGKGNASQPAALVEMIEGGACAMKLHEDWGTTPGAIDCCLSVADDMDVQVMIHTDTLNESGFVENTVAAIKGRTIHAFHTEGAGGGHAPDIIKICGDANVLPSSTNPTRPFTVNTLEEHLDMLMVCHHLDKSIPEDVAFAESRIRRETIAAEDILHDMGAFSIIASDSQAMGRVGEVIIRTWQTADKMKKQRGALTEETGDNDNMRVRRYIAKYTINPAIAHGIAHEIGSIEVGKRADLCLWNPAFFGVKPEMVLMAGTIVCAQMGDTNASIPTPQPVYSRPMFGAFGRSVERSAVLFVSGAAKSANIGETLGLRKELIAVKGTRGIGKKDLILNDALPHIEVNPETYEVRADGELLTCQPAEVLPMAQRYFLF, encoded by the coding sequence ATGCCCACCAAAATCCCCCGCACCAACTACGCCGCCATGTTCGGACCCACCACCGGTGACAAGGTGCGTCTTGCTGACACCGACCTCATCATCGAGGTTGAGCGCGACCACACCATCTATGGCGAGGAGGTCAAGTTCGGCGGGGGCAAGGTCATCCGCGACGGGATGGGGCAGTCTCAGGTCACGCGCGCGCAAGGGGCCATGGACACGGTCATCACCAACGCGCTGATCGTGGATCACACGGGCATCTACAAGGCGGATGTCGGCCTGCGCGACGGGCGCATTGCCAGGATCGGCAAGGCGGGCAATCCCGATACGCAACCGGGTGTAGACATCATCATCGGCCCCTCGACCGAGGCCATCGCGGGCGAAGGCAAGATCCTGACCGCGGGCGGGTTCGACAGCCATATCCACTTCATCGCGCCGCAGCAGATCGACGACGCGCTACATTCAGGCGTGACCACGATGCTCGGCGGTGGCACCGGTCCTGCACATGGCACGCTGGCCACCACCTGCACACCGGGATCCTGGCACATCGGTCGGATGTTGCAGGCGTTGGATGCCTTCCCCATGAACTTTGGCATCTCGGGCAAAGGGAACGCGTCGCAACCGGCGGCCCTCGTCGAGATGATCGAAGGCGGCGCCTGCGCGATGAAACTGCACGAGGACTGGGGCACGACACCGGGGGCCATCGACTGCTGCCTGTCCGTGGCTGACGACATGGACGTGCAGGTGATGATCCACACCGATACGCTTAATGAATCCGGGTTCGTCGAAAACACCGTGGCCGCCATCAAGGGCCGCACGATCCACGCCTTTCACACCGAGGGCGCAGGCGGCGGGCATGCGCCGGATATCATCAAGATCTGTGGCGATGCGAATGTCTTGCCCTCCTCGACCAACCCGACGCGTCCCTTCACGGTGAACACGCTCGAAGAACACCTCGACATGCTGATGGTCTGCCACCACCTCGACAAATCCATCCCCGAAGACGTCGCCTTTGCCGAAAGCCGCATCCGCCGCGAGACCATTGCCGCCGAAGACATCCTGCACGACATGGGCGCATTTTCGATCATCGCGAGCGACAGTCAGGCCATGGGACGCGTGGGCGAGGTCATCATCCGCACGTGGCAGACCGCCGACAAGATGAAGAAACAGCGCGGCGCACTGACCGAGGAAACAGGCGACAACGACAACATGCGCGTACGCCGCTACATCGCGAAATACACGATCAATCCCGCCATCGCACACGGCATTGCCCACGAGATCGGCAGCATAGAGGTCGGCAAACGCGCTGATCTCTGCCTGTGGAACCCTGCGTTCTTTGGCGTGAAACCAGAAATGGTGCTGATGGCAGGCACCATCGTCTGCGCGCAGATGGGCGACACTAACGCCTCCATCCCCACACCGCAGCCGGTCTATTCACGCCCTATGTTCGGGGCCTTCGGGCGATCGGTCGAACGTTCCGCCGTTCTGTTTGTAAGCGGTGCAGCCAAATCCGCAAACATCGGCGAGACGCTGGGCCTGCGCAAGGAACTCATCGCCGTCAAAGGCACGCGCGGGATCGGCAAGAAGGACCTGATCCTGAACGACGCCCTGCCCCATATCGAGGTAAACCCCGAAACCTACGAGGTCCGCGCCGATGGGGAATTATTGACCTGCCAACCCGCCGAAGTGCTGCCCATGGCGCAGCGGTATTTTCTGTTTTGA
- the hisD gene encoding histidinol dehydrogenase: protein MAREYLKKAEKTAMTDAGDVREIVQNILSDIEAGGDAAAMRYAEQFDKYAGNVILTDDEIEAASAKVSQKLKDDIAFAHDNVRRFAEVQKSTMKDVELEIVPGLIAGQKAIPVRAAGCYVPGGRYSHIASAIMTVTTAKVAGCQHITACSPPRPDVGINPAIVYAANLCGADKILSMGGVQGVAAMTFGLFGLPKADILVGPGNQFVAEAKRILFGRVGIDMIAGPTDSLVLADATADPFMVATDLVSQAEHGYNSPVWLVTDSRVLAEKVMELVPGMIDDLPELNRDNAFAAWRDYAEVIVCANREEMAACSDDYAPEHLTVQAEDLPWWLDRLQCYGSLFLGEETTVSFGDKASGTNHVLPTSRSAKYTGGLSVHKYMKIVTWQRSTRDGARPVAEATARISRLEGMEGHARAADARLHKYFPNENFDLSAVD from the coding sequence ATGGCTCGTGAATATCTGAAAAAAGCTGAAAAGACCGCGATGACAGATGCGGGGGACGTGCGCGAAATCGTTCAAAATATTCTGAGCGATATCGAGGCGGGTGGGGATGCCGCAGCGATGCGTTATGCGGAGCAGTTCGATAAATACGCCGGCAATGTCATCCTGACCGACGACGAAATTGAAGCCGCCAGCGCCAAGGTCAGCCAGAAACTGAAAGATGATATTGCCTTTGCGCATGATAATGTGCGCCGCTTTGCCGAAGTGCAGAAATCCACGATGAAGGATGTGGAGCTTGAGATCGTCCCCGGTTTGATCGCCGGGCAAAAGGCGATCCCCGTGCGCGCGGCCGGATGCTATGTTCCCGGTGGACGCTATAGTCACATCGCCAGCGCCATCATGACCGTCACCACGGCAAAGGTGGCGGGCTGCCAGCACATCACCGCATGTTCGCCGCCGCGCCCCGATGTCGGGATCAACCCCGCCATCGTCTATGCCGCCAACCTCTGCGGTGCCGACAAAATCCTGTCCATGGGCGGGGTTCAGGGGGTCGCCGCCATGACCTTTGGCCTCTTTGGTCTGCCAAAAGCCGACATTCTGGTCGGGCCGGGCAACCAATTTGTCGCCGAAGCCAAGCGCATCCTGTTTGGTCGCGTGGGCATTGATATGATCGCCGGGCCAACCGACAGTCTGGTCTTGGCTGATGCCACGGCGGATCCATTCATGGTCGCAACAGACCTAGTCAGCCAGGCAGAGCATGGGTATAATTCGCCGGTCTGGCTGGTGACGGACAGCCGCGTGTTGGCGGAAAAGGTCATGGAGCTGGTGCCGGGCATGATTGACGATCTGCCAGAACTGAACCGCGACAACGCCTTTGCCGCGTGGCGCGACTATGCAGAGGTCATCGTCTGTGCCAACCGCGAGGAAATGGCCGCCTGCTCGGATGACTACGCCCCCGAACACCTGACCGTACAGGCCGAAGACCTGCCGTGGTGGCTCGACCGGTTGCAGTGCTACGGCTCGCTCTTCCTTGGGGAAGAGACAACCGTTTCATTTGGCGACAAAGCCTCGGGCACCAATCACGTTCTGCCAACATCGCGATCCGCAAAATACACGGGCGGTCTGTCGGTCCACAAATACATGAAAATCGTCACGTGGCAGCGCTCCACCCGGGACGGCGCACGACCGGTGGCCGAAGCCACGGCGCGGATTTCACGTCTGGAGGGGATGGAAGGGCACGCGCGCGCCGCGGATGCGCGCCTGCACAAGTATTTTCCGAACGAGAACTTTGACCTCTCAGCGGTGGATTAA
- a CDS encoding LacI family DNA-binding transcriptional regulator → MVKSTAPTLEDVARLAGVSTASISRALNEPDKVAATTRQKIEKAIDTLGYTPNFGGRALASSRTNTVGAVIPSMANAMFASGLQAFQEALAVDGVTLLVATTGFDSEQEFRQIKSLVGQGADGLMLIGNDRPDKTWDFIDKRRVAHVVSWCNVSREGQYFAGFDNARAAGDAAERAMTLGHRRIAVISGQTLSNDRAKARRDGVHAAVARFGDGARITHEVEAPYLIDDAAAAFDQIMAQAEKPTVVLCANDALAAGAMMRAREIGISLPDEMSFVGFDDVGLARVITPALTTVRVPQIEMGRAAAQFLLAKIGGETDLSSTTFETEFILRESLKPPLVP, encoded by the coding sequence ATGGTCAAGTCTACTGCACCCACTCTGGAAGACGTGGCAAGATTGGCCGGGGTTTCGACCGCGAGCATTTCGCGCGCCCTGAATGAACCTGACAAGGTTGCAGCCACGACGCGGCAAAAGATCGAAAAAGCGATTGATACCCTTGGTTATACGCCGAATTTTGGCGGTCGCGCGCTCGCGTCCAGTCGCACAAATACGGTGGGTGCTGTGATCCCGTCGATGGCGAATGCGATGTTTGCAAGCGGTCTTCAGGCCTTTCAGGAAGCTTTGGCGGTTGATGGCGTGACACTTTTGGTGGCCACGACCGGCTTTGATTCCGAACAGGAATTCCGCCAGATCAAATCGCTGGTCGGGCAGGGCGCTGACGGGCTGATGCTGATCGGGAATGACAGGCCGGACAAGACATGGGATTTTATCGACAAGCGACGTGTCGCACATGTGGTTTCCTGGTGTAACGTAAGCCGCGAGGGGCAGTATTTTGCAGGCTTTGACAACGCAAGAGCCGCCGGTGACGCTGCAGAGCGTGCGATGACCCTTGGACATCGGCGGATTGCTGTTATCAGCGGGCAGACCTTGAGCAATGATCGCGCAAAGGCACGGCGCGATGGGGTCCATGCAGCCGTGGCGCGATTTGGCGACGGTGCGCGGATCACCCATGAGGTCGAAGCGCCCTATTTGATCGACGATGCTGCCGCAGCGTTTGATCAAATTATGGCGCAGGCGGAAAAACCGACCGTGGTTTTATGCGCCAATGATGCACTGGCGGCTGGTGCGATGATGCGTGCGCGCGAAATCGGCATCTCGTTGCCGGATGAGATGTCATTCGTCGGGTTCGATGATGTGGGTCTGGCGCGGGTGATCACACCGGCGCTCACAACGGTGCGTGTGCCCCAGATCGAGATGGGCCGTGCCGCTGCGCAGTTTCTTTTGGCGAAAATTGGCGGTGAAACGGATCTGTCATCCACCACATTCGAGACAGAATTCATCTTGCGCGAGTCGCTGAAACCGCCGCTGGTGCCTTGA
- a CDS encoding cyclase family protein yields MCDACVINAVKDRMLSRRNFFKASAMTGAAAALGGVVATPQAMAAGHGGVVDMTHKLSPDFPTFFGVPGISMEQPFNFAEHGFNLMNLSINEHTATHIDAPLHFSADGASVDEIPVTDLVIPLCVIDIAAKAAEDADAQVTPDDLKAWIAANGDIPERACIAMHSGWAGKTATDAYVGNDADGVKHFPGFHVEAAQMLVEETTAVCMAVDTLSLDHGPSADFATHYAWLPEGRYGIENLAGLGNVPAAGATLVVGAPNHVGGTGGPARIFAMV; encoded by the coding sequence ATGTGTGATGCTTGCGTGATAAATGCCGTAAAGGACCGGATGCTGTCGCGGCGGAATTTTTTCAAAGCCAGCGCCATGACAGGTGCAGCGGCGGCCCTTGGCGGCGTCGTGGCCACCCCGCAGGCGATGGCGGCGGGACACGGTGGTGTGGTTGACATGACCCACAAGCTGAGCCCCGATTTCCCGACGTTCTTTGGCGTGCCCGGTATTTCCATGGAACAGCCGTTCAACTTTGCCGAACATGGGTTCAACCTGATGAACCTCAGCATCAATGAGCACACGGCCACCCATATCGACGCGCCGCTGCATTTTTCCGCCGATGGAGCCAGCGTCGATGAGATCCCGGTGACCGATCTTGTGATCCCGCTCTGTGTGATCGACATCGCGGCCAAAGCGGCAGAGGATGCAGACGCGCAAGTCACCCCGGATGATCTGAAAGCATGGATCGCAGCGAACGGCGATATTCCGGAGCGCGCCTGCATTGCGATGCATTCCGGTTGGGCAGGCAAGACCGCGACCGACGCCTATGTGGGCAATGACGCGGATGGCGTGAAACACTTCCCCGGTTTCCATGTGGAGGCCGCACAGATGCTGGTCGAAGAAACCACTGCCGTCTGCATGGCCGTGGATACGCTCTCGCTGGATCACGGACCCTCGGCGGATTTCGCGACCCATTACGCGTGGCTGCCCGAAGGCCGCTATGGCATCGAAAACCTCGCAGGGCTGGGCAATGTGCCCGCTGCCGGGGCGACCTTGGTCGTGGGCGCACCCAACCATGTGGGCGGCACCGGTGGCCCTGCGCGCATCTTTGCGATGGTCTGA